In a genomic window of Mycolicibacter heraklionensis:
- a CDS encoding oxygenase MpaB family protein: MATHHDDGLGPDGLLWHFLADRRYLFVLPRAVCLLLLHPGIAAGISEHALMRNRIWLHKKRTFTQAVNYAYSDLDMRPQMRFSHEHVKGVDRFGHKYHALNPDTFHFQHSAYVESLFVMVNTFIRPLDGDEHEQLYAECCAWYRRYGVSTRPMPATWPEFVEYFEDYCQAHLMAGAHFEPFREQIFAPTDWWMRAVPHPAIRALQHPRARELTGINVNAADRWSLRQFVRLTQLSSLTPRHHWNARARAALRTAAHQPSTSLGAARG; this comes from the coding sequence ATGGCGACTCACCACGACGACGGCTTGGGGCCCGACGGCCTGCTGTGGCACTTCCTGGCCGACCGGCGCTACCTGTTCGTGTTGCCCCGAGCGGTATGTCTGCTGCTGCTGCATCCCGGCATCGCCGCCGGCATCAGCGAGCACGCCCTGATGCGTAACCGCATCTGGCTGCACAAGAAACGCACCTTCACCCAAGCCGTCAACTACGCCTACTCCGACCTCGACATGCGACCCCAGATGCGCTTCTCCCACGAGCACGTCAAGGGCGTCGACAGGTTCGGGCACAAGTACCACGCACTGAACCCCGACACCTTCCATTTTCAGCACAGCGCTTACGTAGAGTCCCTCTTCGTCATGGTCAACACCTTCATTCGTCCCCTCGACGGCGACGAACATGAGCAGCTCTATGCCGAGTGCTGCGCCTGGTATCGCCGATACGGCGTGTCTACCCGGCCCATGCCTGCGACCTGGCCGGAATTCGTTGAATACTTCGAGGATTACTGCCAAGCGCACCTGATGGCCGGCGCCCACTTCGAGCCGTTTCGCGAACAGATTTTCGCCCCCACCGACTGGTGGATGCGCGCAGTCCCCCACCCCGCCATTCGTGCCCTGCAGCACCCCCGCGCCCGCGAGCTCACCGGGATCAACGTCAATGCCGCCGACCGATGGTCGCTGCGCCAATTCGTCCGGTTGACTCAGCTCTCCTCGCTGACCCCGCGACACCACTGGAACGCCAGGGCGCGCGCCGCACTACGCACGGCCGCACATCAGCCGAGCACCTCGCTGGGCGCCGCGCGTGGCTGA
- a CDS encoding oxygenase MpaB family protein, which produces MSTCHEQHGQDQARHRLLTTAETRVHVDCYTPRWDDDPVDLTEALDFWSAAAAAANVIMQLSMPGVGYGVVESRVESGSLMEHPWKRLRTTAQYMAVAVLGTEEERAAYRDAVNVAHRQVRSTADSPVKYNAFDRDLQLWVAACLFVFYEDTYQLLRGKMTEEQAEAFYHHAWPLGTTLQVTDDQWPPTRAEFDTYWNTTCQTLQMDDAVRDYLMRLVDLKMVNPIFRALLGPLLRFLTIGFLPPVFRELLGVQWSRGEQRQFENLFLLVSFVNRFIPRFIRTANYHVLMADVRHRIRRHKSLI; this is translated from the coding sequence ATGTCGACCTGCCATGAACAACACGGCCAGGACCAGGCCCGGCACCGCTTACTCACCACCGCCGAGACCCGGGTTCACGTCGACTGTTACACCCCGCGCTGGGACGACGACCCGGTCGATCTGACTGAGGCACTGGACTTTTGGTCGGCTGCCGCGGCGGCGGCCAATGTCATCATGCAGTTGAGCATGCCCGGCGTCGGCTACGGCGTCGTGGAGAGTCGAGTGGAATCCGGCTCGCTGATGGAACATCCGTGGAAGCGGCTGCGCACCACCGCCCAGTACATGGCCGTCGCGGTGCTGGGCACCGAGGAGGAACGCGCCGCCTACCGTGACGCGGTCAACGTCGCGCATCGGCAGGTTCGCTCCACGGCGGACAGTCCGGTCAAATACAACGCCTTCGACCGGGATCTGCAACTATGGGTCGCCGCGTGCCTGTTCGTCTTCTACGAGGACACCTACCAGCTGCTGCGCGGCAAGATGACCGAGGAACAGGCGGAGGCGTTCTACCACCACGCCTGGCCGCTCGGCACCACCCTGCAGGTCACCGACGACCAGTGGCCGCCCACCCGCGCCGAGTTCGACACCTATTGGAACACCACCTGCCAAACTCTTCAGATGGACGACGCCGTGCGCGACTACCTCATGCGCCTAGTCGACCTGAAGATGGTCAACCCGATCTTCCGGGCGCTCCTGGGGCCGCTGCTGCGATTCTTGACGATCGGTTTTCTGCCACCGGTCTTTCGCGAGCTGCTCGGTGTGCAATGGTCGCGAGGCGAACAACGCCAGTTCGAAAATCTTTTTCTGCTCGTGTCATTTGTGAACCGCTTCATTCCCCGGTTCATCCGGACCGCCAACTATCACGTGCTGATGGCCGATGTTCGCCATCGCATCCGGCGCCACAAGTCGCTGATCTGA
- a CDS encoding TetR/AcrR family transcriptional regulator: MADTARTTRRRPKDRKDQIARAAAESFSTLGYHAVSVENIATEVGVSAPALYRHYASKYDLFRVAVLALSQQLVDVTDIVVDPAAGPAAALDQLIHALIDVALRNRESGGLYRWQARYLREPDATTLLDQLRLVNQRLQQPLAELRPAAPLLHRQMLSAALLSVAGGITDHHLRATADDITDLLTTASRALLHTEFPVPDNFSSGASGARIFTADAGMYEAVLHASMMLFHRHGYAETSVAQIAKAAGLRISSIYGYFPGKADILSTALRRSSDRLSAELSVVNTNRSEPREALTQLVDIYVATSFANPELASIYYSEQIHLSPSDRALLRNVQRSTIDSWVGLLRSVRPELTATAARFLVHAAMGLVVDLGRLVHYDRPDPSTPHRAYEQACVRTLMHSVLFGA; this comes from the coding sequence GTGGCTGACACCGCACGCACGACCCGGCGGCGCCCCAAAGATCGCAAGGACCAGATCGCCCGGGCCGCCGCCGAATCATTCAGCACCCTGGGCTATCACGCGGTCAGCGTGGAGAACATCGCCACCGAGGTCGGTGTCTCGGCTCCCGCCCTCTACCGGCACTACGCCAGCAAGTACGACCTGTTCCGCGTCGCGGTGCTGGCACTGAGCCAGCAACTGGTCGACGTCACCGACATCGTCGTCGACCCCGCCGCAGGCCCGGCGGCAGCACTCGACCAGCTGATACACGCCCTGATCGATGTCGCACTGCGCAACCGCGAATCCGGTGGCCTGTACCGATGGCAGGCACGCTATCTCCGCGAACCCGACGCCACCACGCTGTTGGATCAGCTACGCCTGGTCAACCAACGCCTACAGCAGCCGCTGGCCGAGCTACGGCCGGCGGCGCCGCTGTTGCATCGACAGATGCTCTCAGCGGCATTGCTCAGCGTCGCCGGGGGGATCACCGACCACCACCTGCGCGCCACGGCCGACGACATCACGGATCTCCTGACGACGGCGTCGCGGGCACTGCTGCACACCGAATTTCCCGTGCCGGACAACTTTTCTTCCGGGGCGAGCGGGGCGCGCATCTTCACCGCGGATGCCGGGATGTACGAGGCGGTGCTGCACGCCTCGATGATGCTGTTCCACCGCCACGGCTACGCCGAGACCAGCGTGGCCCAGATCGCCAAGGCCGCCGGACTGCGAATCTCGAGTATCTACGGTTATTTTCCCGGCAAAGCCGACATTCTCAGCACCGCGCTGCGCCGCTCGTCCGATCGGCTCTCCGCGGAGCTGTCGGTGGTCAACACCAACCGGTCCGAACCGCGAGAGGCACTCACGCAGCTGGTCGACATCTACGTCGCCACCTCGTTCGCCAACCCGGAGCTGGCGTCGATCTACTACAGCGAACAGATCCACCTGTCCCCATCCGATCGGGCGCTGCTGCGCAACGTGCAGCGTTCCACCATCGACTCCTGGGTGGGGTTGTTGCGGTCGGTGCGGCCCGAACTCACCGCAACCGCTGCCCGATTCCTGGTGCACGCCGCGATGGGTCTGGTGGTCGATCTCGGTCGACTGGTGCACTACGACCGGCCCGACCCCTCGACGCCGCACAGGGCCTACGAGCAGGCGTGCGTACGCACGCTGATGCACTCGGTGCTGTTCGGCGCCTGA